The Hymenobacter oligotrophus genome segment GTTTTGCTGTCCTCGAACAAGCGGCTGGTTTGCACGGCCTCAAACAAGCCCGGGTACAGCTGCCGCGGCGAGGCTTGCGCCCAGGCACCTAGGCTCAGCAGCCAGCAAGCAACAACAAGCACGTATTTCATAGCGGCAACACAGGCATTGGTGTAGGCAGTACGTAGGGCTTGGCGCCTAGGTGCTGCGGCCGCGGCTACATCATGGGGTGGTTGGGTACCCGCTGGCTTTGCCGCTGCAGCCATACGTAAGCCGTAGCTACGTCGTCGAAGGTGCCAACCACTGGTTTCTTTATTTGAAGCAGCATGCTTTCGGTGAGCCGGCGGGCCTCAAACTCGCGCGGCATTACCCACGCCACGTGCTCCAGCCCGGCGCGCATCATTTCCTCGAGCCACCACGCTCCCCAAAGCGTGGGTTGCACGGTGGTGCGCGTAATGCCGGAGTTGTCGTTTAGGATCTTGGCGCACGGTTGCTGGCGCAGGGCTTGCAGCATGAGCATGCACCCGGCTTGCGAAGTCTCCTGGTTGTGCTCGCCGCGCCAATCGGCGTACAGCCACGCGTTGGCGGCATCGTAGCTGATGCTAATCAGATCGGTGCGGACGATGAGTTGCAGCTCCATGCGGTACGGCAGGGCTTGGAGGTGGTAAGCGGCTATCGGCTTGCAGAAAGATAGCGGTTTCGTGTTACTCTGGAGCCGCAACGGGCTAGCTTGCCGCGGGACAGGTATACCCGCGCGGCTCCCGTGCGTAAGCACTTTCTGTGGCGGCGCCGGCTGGGTTGCGCGGGCCCCATTGCCAGCGTCCGATTCTATTTTCCGATTCTCCTGCATGACGAAGACCATCTTTATTGCCTCGGCCGAACCGTACAGCGGCAAGTCGTTGGTTGCCTTGGGTTTGGTAAATATGCTGCTGAGCAAAGCCCAGAAAGTAGGCTATTTCAAGCCCGTCATCAACACCGGGCCCGACAACCGCCACGATGCGCACATCGACCGGTACTGCGCTACTTTCAGCTGCCCGTAGCCTACGACGACGCCTACGCCTACACCGGCGCCGAGGTGCTGCGCCTGATCGAAACCGAACGGCAGGGCGAGATGATCGACACCATTATTCGCCGCTACAAGCAGCTCGAAGACCAGTACGACTTTACGGTGGTGGAGGGCACCGATTTTGTGGCCAAGGCACCGCCTTCGAGTTCGACTGAACGTAACCATTGCCAAGAACCTGGGCGTGCCGGTGGTGCTGGTAACCTCCGGCGAGGGCAAAACCACCGCCCAAATGGTGAGCGGCACCCTTACGGCGCTGCGCGGCTTTGAGGCCCGCGAGGTGCAGGTGCTGGCCATTGTGGCCAACAAAGTGCGCCCCGAGCAGGCCCTCGATGTGCAGCAACTGCTGCGCGCGCAACTGCCGTCGGAAATCATCCTGTCGGTTATTCCGAAGACAAAGCCCTGCTGAACCCCACCATGCAGGAGATTCACGAGAGCCTAGGGGCCAGCTGCTGTTCGGGCAAGAGCTACTCGGCAACCAGGTCGATAACTTCGTGACCGGGGCCATGCAGGTGCCCAACTTCCTCAACTACCTCAAGGAAAACGTCGTCATCGTAACGCCCGGCGACCGGGGCGACATCGTTATCTGCGCCGTGCAGGCCAACATTTCGGCCAGCTACCCCAAAGTGGCGGGCGTGGTGCTTACGGCCGGCTGGGAGCCCGAAGAGCCCATTTTGCGCTTGTTGCGCGGCTTGCAGGGCGTAATGCCCATTATTGCGGTGCAAACCGGCACCTTCGAAACCAGCGCCCGGCTCGGGGCCATCAAATCGCGCCTCTCGCCCAAACCCGAAGAAGATTCAGCTGGCCATCCGCACCTTCGAGCGGTACGTGGATGTGCGCGCCCTCGACGAGCGCATGGTGGCCTTCAAGCCCGAAGGCATTACGCCGCACATGTTCCAGTACCGGCTGTTGCAGTGGGCCAAGCGCCAGCGCCGCCACATTGTGCTGCCCGAAGGCAACGACGACCGCATTTTGCGCGCCGCCGCTTACCTCTTGCAGCAAGATATTGTGGACCTTACCATCCTGGGCAACCCCGCCGAGGTAGCCGCCTCGGCCAAGCGCTTGGGCCTAAGCATGCCCTAGGTGGCCACCTGCGCGTGATTGACCCGTGCACTCCGAGTACTACGACGACTACGTGCAAACCTTTACGAGCTGCGCCAGAGCAAGGGCGTGAACCTCGACATGGCCCGCGACCTGATACGCGACGTGTCGTACTTCGGCTCGATGATGGTGTTCAAAGGCCACGCCGACGGCATGGTATCGGGGGCGGTGCACACCACGCAGCACACCATTCGGCCGGCTTTGCAGTTCATCAAAACCAAAGCCGGGTATCTCGTTGGTGTCGTCGGTGTTCTTCATGTGCCTGCCGACCGCGTGGTGGTGTTCGGCGACTGCGCCGTGAACCCCAACCCCACCGCCGAGCAGCTGGCCGAAATTGCCATTTCGTCGGCCGAAAGCGGGTTGCGCTTCGGCATCGAGCCGCGCATTGCTATGCTTTCGTACTCCTCGGGCACCTCCGGCGAGGGTGCCGAGGTGGATAAGGTGCGCCGCGCCACCGAGCTGGTGCGCCAGCTGCGGCCCGATTTGAAAGTGGAAGGCCCGATTCAGTACGATGCGGCCGTCGACCCGATTGTGGGCCGCCAAAAAGCTGCCCGGCTCGGAAGTGGCCGGCCAGGCCAGTGTACTCATTTTCCCCGACCTGAACACCGGCAACAACACTTACAAAGCCGTGCAGCGCGAAACCGGCGCGCTGGCCATTGGCCCGGTGCTGCAAGGCCTCAACAAACCCGTAAACGACCTAAGCCGCGGCTGCACCGTCGACGACGTGTGTTTAACACCGTCGTGATTACGGCCATCCAAAGCCAGCACGAGTAACGGGCTGCGCCCCCTTTGGCGCTCCGGCAACCGCTCATTTGCCCGTAACTTGCCGCCCGCCAAAGGCCCAATGCGCGGCGTTTGGCAATCGAAACAGCCACACAAGTACTTATGCCCTCAGGATTTTTTGCTTTGCTGGATGACATTTCGGCTTTGGTAAAAGCAAGTGCCGCCAGTTTAGACGACGTACCCACCCAGGTAGCCAAAACCACCGGCAAAGTGTCGGGCATTGTAATCGACGACACGGCCCGTAACGCCCAAGTACGTGGTGGGCCTCGACCCCTCGCGCGAGCTTTCCATCATTTACCGGATTGCCAAAAAATCGTTAATCAACAAATTGCTGATTCTGAGTCCGGCGGCCTTGGTGCTGGGCTATTTTGCCCCGTGGGCCATTACCCCGATACTCATGCTGGGTGGCGCTTTTTTGTGCTTCGAGGGGTACGAGAAGGTGCATTCCATGTTCAGCAAGCACCACGAGGTGCACCCCGAAAGCGAAGAAGTAAAGGCCATTAGCCCCGAAGAGCTGGAGCAAGAGCGGGTTACCGGCGCGGTGCGCACCGACATTATTCTGTCGGCCGAGATTATGGCCATTGCCTACAGCCAGGTAACCGATCAGCCGATTGTAAACCAAGTGGTGGTGATGCTGGCCGTGGCCGTGTTCATTACGGTGGCCGTGTACGGTTTTGTGGGCCTGATTGTGAAAGCCGACGATTTTGGCGTGCACTTGGCGCAGGACAAGTACCACCCCGCCGCCCAAACATTCGGCCGCGGTATCGTAAAGTTCATGCCGCATTTTCTGAAGATTTTGAGCTACGTGGGCACGGCCGCCATGCTGTGGGTAGGCGCTGAAATCATCGCGCACGGCATTCCTTACACCGCGCATTTGCTGCACGATTTGGAACACGCCCTGGCCGACGTGCCGGCCGTGGCTTGGTTTGCCAAAGCCCTGGCCTGCGGCATCGGCGGACTTATCCTGGGCTTTTTTATCGAAAAAATTGTGGTGCTGGTGAAGAAAGCACTGCCGGCCAAAACCGAAAAATGATTTAACCTAGGCGGCCGGGCTGTGCGCTTTGCTACCAATAGCCAAGTATTGCGTAACTCTTCACCCCAACCAACCACCGGCACCGCCTTGGCCTTCGCGCTCGACGAGGGGCCCAACCCGGCGGCACGGCTTCGCCTATGAACATTTTCGTCATCAACTCCGGCAGCAGCTCGCTTAAGTACCAGCTGTTTCGACTGCCGGCCGAGCAGCCCCTGTGCAGCGGCCTGGTCGAGCGCATTGGCTTGGCCGAGCCGCGCATCACGCACAAAGTGTTTGCCGGCGGCGAGGAGCAGGTTATCCGGCAGAGCCCCACGCAGTTGCCCGACCACCGCGCCGGACTGCAAGCCGTGCTGCAACTGCTCACCGACGCTACCCTAGGTGTAATTGCCAACCCGGCCGACATAGAGGTGGTGGGGCACCGCGTGGTGCACGGCGGCGAAACATTTGCCGCCACCACGGTCATCAACCCGGCAGTAAAAGCCGAAATCAAGCGGCTGTTTTCGTTGGCGCCGCTGCACAATCCGGCCAACTACCTGGGCATTGAGGTGGCCGAGCAAGTCTTTCCGCAAGCCAAGCAAGTGGCCGTTTTCGATACGGCGTTTCACCAAACCTTGCCCGAGCAGGCCTACCGCTACGCCCTGCCCGAGGCGCTGTACCGCCAGCACGGCATTCGGGTGTACGGTTTTCATGGCACCAGCCACAAGTACGTGGCCGCGCAAGCCGCCGCTTACCTGGGCAACCCCGACGCGAGGCTTGTCACCATTCATTTGGGCAACGGCTGCAGCATGGCGGCCGTGCGCGGCGGCCGCTCGCTCGATACCACCATGGGCTTTGGGCCGCTGGCCGGGCTGGTGATGGGCACCCGTTCCGGCGACCTGGACCCCTCCATTCTCTTCCACCTCATCGAGCACCTAGGCTACTCGCCGCCCGAGGCCAGCAACCTGCTCAACAAGCAAAGCGGCATGCTCGGCCTTACCGGCTACAGCGACATGCGCGACATTGGCCGGGCCCTCGACGAAGGCGACGAACGCGCCCGCCTGGCCTACGAGCTGTACGCCTACCGCATCAAGAAATACATTGGCGCCTACGCCGCCGTGCTGGGCGGCCTCGATGCGCTGGTGTTCACGGCTGGCGTGGGCGAAAACGACCCGCTGACGCGCCGCCTCGCCTGCCAGGGCGTGGAGTTCCTAGGTGTCCGCCTCGACGAAGAGCAGAACCAGCTGCGCAACGGGCAGCTGCGCGAAATCAACGCGGCCGATGCGGCGGTGAAAGTGCTGGTAGTGCCCACCAACGAGGAGCTGGAAATTGCCCAACAGTGTTATCAGCTGTTAGCTGACAGCTATTAGCTTCTGGCTGTTAGCTGTCGGTTTTTAGCTATTAGTTTTTAGCTGTTGGCTTCCGGCGGAAGCCCTAGGTCGTAGGCAGCACCAAGCCCAACAGCCGGAGCTGCCAGCCGCGGCCTGCACAAAACCACCCCAATAACTGATAACTGATAACTAACAACTGACCACTGACAGCTAACAACTAATACCCTACCACCTTGATTTGCGAGCCGGCGTTGAGTTGCTCGTTTAGCTCCATGCCGTTGAGGATGGCCATTTCCTCGTGGCGCTTTTCGGGCACTTGCAGCGTGCGCAGGGCTTGTTGCAGGGTGCTGCGCAGTTGCAGGGTTTTCACGCGCACGCGCTCGGGCTGGCGGTTGATTTTGTCGGGGTCGGAGAGCTGGCGGAAGCCTTGCGCGGCGCTGCTGAACAACGGGTAATACGTGTTGAAATCCTGCGGGCTGCTGGCGCCCAGCATCAGGTAGTTTTTATCGGTGTAGCGAATGAGGTAGAGCAGCGTGCGGGCCGAGGGTTGCGCCTGCTGCTGTTGCGGCGCGGCTTGCCCTTGCTGCTGCTGCGGCACTTGGTCGGCTACCACGGCCAAGGCGGGCAGGCCGTTCACGGTGGTGTTTTTCGACTCGGCTACTTGCAGTTGGTACTGCTGCACCAGTTGCTGCGCGGCGGCCTCGAGGGTTTGGCCCGGCACCAACGTAAACAGCAGCAGGGCTTTGCCGCCTTGGGGCGCCATTTGCACTTGCTGCGGGGTGTTTTGCACCTGCCAGCCCTGCGGCACCGGAAACTGAAACCGTAGCTCGGGGTGGTAAAACACGCTGTTCTCCACAAAGCCTTGCTTGGGGTCGTCGCCGTACACAATGCCGTCAATCAGGCGCAGGTACGACTCGCGGTTTACCTTGGGGTTGCTGAGGCCGGCTTTTTGCATCCACTCGGTGGCCAGCTGATTTACCGTCACGAACCGGTCGCCGGGGTTGGGGTGCGTCGAGAGGAAATCGGGCAGGGCCTCGCCGCCGCTTTTGGCTTGCTCGCGCTGCAGCGTCTGGAAGAAACCGGCCATCTGGTGGGCGTCGTAGCCGATCTTGGTGGAGTACTCCACGCCCAGCTGGTCGGCCTCGCGCTCGTCGTCGCGGCCGAATTTCAGAAACAACAAGCCCAAACCCTGCTGCGCCTGCTCGGCATACTGGCCAAAGCGCGGCGAGGCAATCATGGCACCTAGGAGGCCTACTTGCGCCAGGGTAGCCTTGGTTTGCTGCTGCGCCGAGTGCCGCGCCGTTACGTGGCCGATTTCGTGGCCGAGCACGCCGGCAAACTGCGCTTCGTTGTTGAAATGCGCCATGATGCCGCGCGTGAGGTACACGTAGCCGCCCGGTATGGCAAAGGCGTTGAGCACCGGCGAATCAACGACCTTAAACTCGTAGGGCAAATTGGGCCGATGCGATACGGCCGCCATTTGCTTGCCGCGCTCCTGCACAAAGCGTTGCAGCTCGGCGTTTTCGTAAAGGCCATATTGGGCCACAATCTGCGGATCGGCTTCCTTGCCTAAGGCTACCTCCTGCCCCTCCGACACCAAGCTTACCTCGCGCTTGCCGCTGACGGGGTTGGTGGAACAGCCGTTGAGCAGCAGCAACAAACCGGCACCTAGGCCGGTGGCATAACGCGTTTTCATGGGGGCAAGGTAGGAGGCGAAAGGAACAGGAATACCCGCGCTCGGTGCGGCCAGTGGGCACCTAGGGCCCTGCGCTGCCGGCGAGGTTATTGCCCTTGCAACGCGGCATCGGCCGATAGGTTGCGCCTGGCGTCCAAGCCCCGGTAAGTGGCCCGCTGGGCTCCCAAGCTCGACATTAGGCCAAGAAACCGTACTATTGTTTTTTACACCTGGGTTGCTACGGCGTACGTAGTGCCCTTGGTTCGCTGCTCCTTCTTACCCTATGCGGGGTTAGCCCCTGCGCAGGCCACCTACTTGCATCCAGCGCACGTCTGGGCCTTGCTACCGGCGCGGCCCGCCCGTTTATCCTTATCCTCACCCCCCGACGACGACACTGCCATGGATCAACGTGTTACCCTGCTGCTCGGCTTTGGGCTGCTGCTTGCGCCGCTGTTTGGCCAGGCCCAAACCACCGCTAAGCCTGCTAGTACCCAAGCCCTGCTGCCCTGCGACACCCTGCTGGGCCGCGTTACTAACCTCTACGACGCGCCGCTTACCGGCGCCACCGTAATGCTGAAGGGCACCACCAACGCCTTCAGCACCAACTCCGAGGGCCGGTTTATACTTACGTCCAAAACAGCCATTGCGCGTGGGGCGTTGCTGCAAATCAGCGCTGCTGGCTACACCAGCGTGGAGCAGCCCCTCGTTAGCTGCGCCCCCTTGGATGTATCGTTGGAGCTGCTGCCCGGCACGCGGCTGCGCGCGGATGGGCGCATCAAGAAAACCACCAAAACCGGCAAAATCCGGTAAGGGCCGGCGTAGGTAGCAAGCAGCGTTAGTCGCGGGCCAAACCGCATTAAGCCTAAGGCAGGGCCCAACGGGGCAGGGCAAGCTCAACTATTTTCGGAGGGGTACGTAGTAGGCGCATCTGTATGCTTACTAACTCCGCATCACCGATGAGCCGATTGTTACCCCTTGCCTGCTTTGCTGCCCTGCTGACGTTGCCGCTTGCCGCCACCGCCCAACAAACCGCGGCGGGTCCGCAAGCCTCGGCTAAAACCCTTGTTGCCAAAGATGCGCCCACCGCTGACGGTGGAAGCAACACCCTAGAGTGTGGCAAGGTGCAAGGGCAGGTACTCAACACCTACGGTCAGCCGCTGATTGGTGCTACCGTAACGCTGGCCGGCAGCAAACGCCCGTACATTACCGATGGCGAAGGCCGCTACCAAATAGCCGAACCCGTGTACCGCGGCCAACAACTGCGCATTGAGGCGGCCGGTTACATCAGCCGCTACTACGAGCTGCACACCTGCGAAGCCCCCGTGGTGGGCCTGGAGCTAGCCGAAGGCACCAAAGTGAAACGCAGCGGCAAGCGCGCCGGCCAAATTGTTCGCTCGGGCCAAGCTTACCGCCAGTAACTCGTTTTTCCTCTACGCTGCCTATTGCCACTGCGGCGTACTTACCGAACTACCGGTGGGTGCGCCGCGGCTTTTTTTAGGCGCCTGCCTAGGTGCCCGGCCCCAGCAACGTGCTGCCGACCTAGGGTTAGCCTTGCACCAACGCGGCACCGGCCAGTTGCAGCGCCCGGCAGTGGGCCAGCCATTGCATCGCGCCTTGCTCTTCAATAAAGCGCCTAATCTGGTAGGGCCGCCCGTCGAAATAGCTAAGCGAAGGCAAATCGGCGTCGGTTTCCAGGTCTTGCAAATGAGTGGGCGTAAATAAATACCCTAGGTAGGTTTGCCCGCCCAGCCGCGGCTCCAACTGCGGAAAAAACACCTCCATCATCCAACGCGAGTCGTTGCTGTGCGCGTGTGTGCGGCGGCGGCCATCAACCAGCCAAAAGCGACACTGCAGCTCGGCAGCGGCCTCCAGCATGGCTAGGTAGCCCGTTTGCAACTCCTCCGTGGTAAGCGGCTGTAGCCAACGACCCACCAGCACCCCCAACTCGGGCCGGTATACGAGTTGCAGGAAGTGTGGGGAAGGCAGGGTGCGCATAGCGGAGTTTAACAGAAAGGCATCGAAGGTACGCCTTCCGGACCGGCTACGCGGATTGCAGGCTATAGGTTTACCCCTCGCCACAGCAGCCTCCTTTGCGCCACTGCTGATATGCAACCGCCCCGGCCAATACGAATCGGCCGGGGCGGTTTGGCTTACCTAGAGCAGGTACTAGTTGAGGCTACGGTACCGCACGCGCTTCGGCTCTACATCACCTAGGCGCTTCTTCTTGGCTTCCTCGTAGTCGGAGAAGTTGCCCTCGAACCACACCACTTCCGAGTTGCCTTCAAAGGCCAGGATGTGCGTGGCCAAACGGTCGAGGAACCACCGGTCGTGGCTGATGATAACGGCGCAACCGGCGAAGTTCTCCAGCGCGTCTTCCAGGGCGCGAATGGCATTCACGTCGAGGTCGTTGGTCGGTTCGTCGAGCAGGATGAGGTTGGCGCCTTGCTTAAGCGTCGTGGCTAGGTGCACGCGGTTCCGCTCGCCGCCCGATAGGTTGCCTACTTTCTTCTCCTGGTCGCCGCCGCGGAAGTTGAAGTTGCTCACGTAAGCGCGCGAGTTCACCTGGCGGCCGGCCAGCAGCATGGTTTCGGTACCGCCCGAAATCGTCTCGAATACCGATTTGTTTGGTTCGAGGTTTTCGTGCTGCTGATCTACGTAGGCCACTTTCACCGTAGGGCCTACCTCGAAGGTACCCGCGTCGGGCTTCACCTGGTCGGTGATGAGGCGGAACAGCGTGGTTTTGCCGGCGCCGTTCGGGCCGATGATGCCCACAATGCCGCCCTGCGGCAGCGAGAACGACAGGTTCTCGAACAGCAGCTTGTCGCCGAAAGCTTTGCTGATGCCTTGTGCCTCGATAACCTGCGCACCTAGGCGGGGCCCGTCGGGGATAAACAGTTCCAGCTTCTGCTCCTTCTCGCGCGAGTCCTCGGAGGCCATTTTGTCGTAGCTAGCGAGGCGGGCCTTGCTCTTGGCCTGGCGGGCCTTGGGAGCCATGCGTACCCACTCCAGCTCGCGCTGCAGCGTTTTCTGGCGCTTGCTCTCGGTTTTCTCTTCCTGGGCCAGGCGCGAAGCCTTTTGCTCGAGCCACGACGAGTAGTTGCCCTTCCAAGGAATACCTTCGCCGCGGTCCAGCTCCAGGATCCAGCCGGCTACGTTGTCGAGGAAGTACCGGTCGTGGGTTACGGCAATTACGGTACCCTTGTACTGCTGCAGGTGCTGCTCCAGCCACAACACTGATTCGGCATCGAGGTGGTTGGTCGGTTCGTCGAGCAGCAGCACGTCGGGCTCTTGCAGCAGCAGACGGCACAAAGCTACACGGCGTTTCTCACCACCCGAAAGGTTGCCGACAACGGCGTCTTCGGGCGGAGTGCGCAGGGCATCCATGGCGCGCTCCAGCTTGTTGTCGAGGTTCCAGGCGTCGAGCTGGTCGAGGCGCTCCTGCACTTTGCCCTGGCGCTCCAGCAGCTTGTCGAAGTCGGGGTCTTCGCCGCCAAAGGCCTCGTTGATCTCCTCAAATTCCTTGAGCAGGGCCACCGTTTCGGCCACGCCTTCTTCGATTACCTCGCGCACGGTTTTGCTGGCATCGAGCTGGGGCTCCTGCTCGAGGTAGCCCACCGAGTAGCCCGGCGACCACACCACCTCGCCCTGGTATTGCTTGTCAACCCCGGCAATAATTTTCAGCAGCGACGACTTACCCGAGCCGTTGAGGCCGAGCACGCCGATTTTGGCGCCGTAGAAAAACGAGAGGTAGATGTTTTTGAGAACCTGTTTTTGGGGCGGGAACACCTTGTTCACGCCAGCCATCGAGAAAATAATGGTGGGCTGGTCGCTCATGCGGTAGGTTGATGATGAGTACGATGTAAAAGAAAACTTCCGCTTCCAATAAAAGAGGCGATGCCGCAACGTAGCCGCGGCGGCGGTAGAGCCGTTGCCAACCTAAGTCAACCGCATCAGCAGGCCGATGCGTGCCTTCTTTCTAATAAGCAGGGCTGTTTGCAAAGCTAAGCCGCGCTCGGCACAGAAACACACCGCGTAAGGCTTGCATTGTAAGCGTTCTTAGGTGCAACTTCCGGCTGCGTACGCTGGCTTGGCATTAGGCGCCGAGGTTGGCAGCGCTGTCCACTTTACTCTGCCCAACGTACCTCGTCTTTTATCGTACCGCCAAGTAGCTACGAATCCCGTAAACTTGTGCGTTTATCGCTTCCCGCCACCCACCACTCCGCTCCTGTTTAGGACGTTTATCCTTATGGAACAGCAAGAGCAGCTGCTCAATCAGGCTCGCCAGTTTGGCTACATCGAGGGCGACCAGGTATGGCTCCGCCCGTTCATGGACCTGCCCGCCCGGCAGGTTGGCCAGGTAAAAGACACCGAAGACGCAGCCCTGCTGTACTTCGCCCAACGTTTCGAGGGCTTCCGCGGCAAAGTAGACGACCTGCTTGGCCGCATCGAAGAATCCGAGAACAAGGGCTCCTTCCTGATGAAGGCGTTGCACCTCAAAGAGCAAATTGCCTCGTACGACGCCCTAGGTGACTTTACCGAGTTGCACCGCCGCCTCACCGAGGCCGAGGAGCACATCCGGACGCTGGTGGCCCGCAACCGCGAAAAGAACCTGGCCACCAAGGTGAAGCTCATTGAAGAGGCCGAATCGTTGCGCGACACCATCGACTGGCAGGCCGGCGGCGAAAAGCTGAAGGAGCTGCGCCAGGCCTGGATCAAGACGGGCCCGGTAAGCAAGGAGCTAACCGACGAGATGGAAACGCGCTTTCAGGCCGCCATCGAAGACTTCTACGTGCGCAAAAAGGCGTTCCAGGCCGATAAAAAGGCCATGACGAACCGCGCGTTCGAGAAGTACAAGTCGCTCATCCATAAATCGGAAGCGCTGCAGAATTCCGACGACTGGGAAGGCACTACCGCTCAGCTAAAGCAGCTGCAGCAAGAGTGGAAAGAGGTGGGCGGCTCGCTGCCGCGCAAAACTGCCAACGACCT includes the following:
- a CDS encoding AAA family ATPase, whose translation is MTKTIFIASAEPYSGKSLVALGLVNMLLSKAQKVGYFKPVINTGPDNRHDAHIDRYCATFSCP
- a CDS encoding AAA family ATPase; its protein translation is MWPRHRLRVRLNVTIAKNLGVPVVLVTSGEGKTTAQMVSGTLTALRGFEAREVQVLAIVANKVRPEQALDVQQLLRAQLPSEIILSVIPKTKPC
- a CDS encoding acetate/propionate family kinase, whose protein sequence is MNIFVINSGSSSLKYQLFRLPAEQPLCSGLVERIGLAEPRITHKVFAGGEEQVIRQSPTQLPDHRAGLQAVLQLLTDATLGVIANPADIEVVGHRVVHGGETFAATTVINPAVKAEIKRLFSLAPLHNPANYLGIEVAEQVFPQAKQVAVFDTAFHQTLPEQAYRYALPEALYRQHGIRVYGFHGTSHKYVAAQAAAYLGNPDARLVTIHLGNGCSMAAVRGGRSLDTTMGFGPLAGLVMGTRSGDLDPSILFHLIEHLGYSPPEASNLLNKQSGMLGLTGYSDMRDIGRALDEGDERARLAYELYAYRIKKYIGAYAAVLGGLDALVFTAGVGENDPLTRRLACQGVEFLGVRLDEEQNQLRNGQLREINAADAAVKVLVVPTNEELEIAQQCYQLLADSY
- a CDS encoding M48 family metalloprotease; protein product: MKTRYATGLGAGLLLLLNGCSTNPVSGKREVSLVSEGQEVALGKEADPQIVAQYGLYENAELQRFVQERGKQMAAVSHRPNLPYEFKVVDSPVLNAFAIPGGYVYLTRGIMAHFNNEAQFAGVLGHEIGHVTARHSAQQQTKATLAQVGLLGAMIASPRFGQYAEQAQQGLGLLFLKFGRDDEREADQLGVEYSTKIGYDAHQMAGFFQTLQREQAKSGGEALPDFLSTHPNPGDRFVTVNQLATEWMQKAGLSNPKVNRESYLRLIDGIVYGDDPKQGFVENSVFYHPELRFQFPVPQGWQVQNTPQQVQMAPQGGKALLLFTLVPGQTLEAAAQQLVQQYQLQVAESKNTTVNGLPALAVVADQVPQQQQGQAAPQQQQAQPSARTLLYLIRYTDKNYLMLGASSPQDFNTYYPLFSSAAQGFRQLSDPDKINRQPERVRVKTLQLRSTLQQALRTLQVPEKRHEEMAILNGMELNEQLNAGSQIKVVGY
- a CDS encoding carboxypeptidase regulatory-like domain-containing protein; the protein is MDQRVTLLLGFGLLLAPLFGQAQTTAKPASTQALLPCDTLLGRVTNLYDAPLTGATVMLKGTTNAFSTNSEGRFILTSKTAIARGALLQISAAGYTSVEQPLVSCAPLDVSLELLPGTRLRADGRIKKTTKTGKIR
- a CDS encoding carboxypeptidase regulatory-like domain-containing protein, whose protein sequence is MSRLLPLACFAALLTLPLAATAQQTAAGPQASAKTLVAKDAPTADGGSNTLECGKVQGQVLNTYGQPLIGATVTLAGSKRPYITDGEGRYQIAEPVYRGQQLRIEAAGYISRYYELHTCEAPVVGLELAEGTKVKRSGKRAGQIVRSGQAYRQ
- the ettA gene encoding energy-dependent translational throttle protein EttA; its protein translation is MSDQPTIIFSMAGVNKVFPPQKQVLKNIYLSFFYGAKIGVLGLNGSGKSSLLKIIAGVDKQYQGEVVWSPGYSVGYLEQEPQLDASKTVREVIEEGVAETVALLKEFEEINEAFGGEDPDFDKLLERQGKVQERLDQLDAWNLDNKLERAMDALRTPPEDAVVGNLSGGEKRRVALCRLLLQEPDVLLLDEPTNHLDAESVLWLEQHLQQYKGTVIAVTHDRYFLDNVAGWILELDRGEGIPWKGNYSSWLEQKASRLAQEEKTESKRQKTLQRELEWVRMAPKARQAKSKARLASYDKMASEDSREKEQKLELFIPDGPRLGAQVIEAQGISKAFGDKLLFENLSFSLPQGGIVGIIGPNGAGKTTLFRLITDQVKPDAGTFEVGPTVKVAYVDQQHENLEPNKSVFETISGGTETMLLAGRQVNSRAYVSNFNFRGGDQEKKVGNLSGGERNRVHLATTLKQGANLILLDEPTNDLDVNAIRALEDALENFAGCAVIISHDRWFLDRLATHILAFEGNSEVVWFEGNFSDYEEAKKKRLGDVEPKRVRYRSLN
- a CDS encoding DUF349 domain-containing protein yields the protein MEQQEQLLNQARQFGYIEGDQVWLRPFMDLPARQVGQVKDTEDAALLYFAQRFEGFRGKVDDLLGRIEESENKGSFLMKALHLKEQIASYDALGDFTELHRRLTEAEEHIRTLVARNREKNLATKVKLIEEAESLRDTIDWQAGGEKLKELRQAWIKTGPVSKELTDEMETRFQAAIEDFYVRKKAFQADKKAMTNRAFEKYKSLIHKSEALQNSDDWEGTTAQLKQLQQEWKEVGGSLPRKTANDLWTRFRAAHNRFFDRLKEHISSKRSEAKDQYMDDNLGRKRALVAEAEALLNQPMHEAVARAKELQAAWKKVGPVRGPESDQVWEQFLAACDKVFELSSLEHYIRKRQPQEGPKPSGQEQYSQRVAALREFIKYDRQEQDVLQENLGKLNDSPGNDAFRTMLQSKIRAFERKIRTKNELIELLRQRYAE